A stretch of Paenibacillus mucilaginosus 3016 DNA encodes these proteins:
- a CDS encoding TadE/TadG family type IV pilus assembly protein, which yields MEGQNRLCHKRKVKGFTRLYAKLVKQLGRDGVPALRSRRSTLKFPKGSSEGGTEVQAISDEGTSTKNTTGTSKNFAPKWYTCRSSAFLQDEAGAVSTYLILIFIPVFLLCGLLIDVVRWKTAQKEAENAVKAGVRSSMSAFSPALQAYGLYGLPEESKAGDIFTRTVQGNLSAPGDTGGFRFVDQHMVEGSAKVTPMYSLANHEQLKGQILEEMKYRAPLIFSLELSDKLKKTGVAGNLGQAAQFTENAAKIEKLLNERDAKLGEAWDQFLRIRQMSLDAHPFYTAQLRDLNELSGRIGLHTLDEVRQSLQNVKTEIASLKSQISSINSSIAALAMAGPAAAQSISALIQEKQALQDQVTEAMGRMADLEALLQDILRYAQLIAVLKVKAQKDYDDLSQRKDGFLAAMKAGKAANDQLNAELGTVSGASGGGGTSSGSEAVYASVQRFDRQELDTWEAGVSAAVSLFAGVNAQIGDGLMFTQQKYATTTAGLDGFHQQVGTLYTKHQASQEERIGRNQRVEAAKREERTKTGVVLDKVKRGIGGCSIMSGVDPHEAQYHSLLGNPAAAGDTGFYGAYMALNQAGSPDTSVPSVDLDSADGAGLSALKLFSSLGDMLGEVRDEFYIDEFAVSRFSYRTLGLHKDPHGRVIVSKELSQPEQHPLTNQEVEFLLYGARSCAGNYSLAYAELFAFRLAVGTAEALTEPRNEALAAGSPMLVVLAAVTEGALRAQDDLEKLIHGEAVPLSRKFTNNLLTLYYKDYLRIFLLMHSREPVLLSRIQALLQLNTELDLASANTYISGRATTSLRLWFLPSIMKTLGRTEFGGCVPDGNRCELMQTADFAY from the coding sequence ATGGAAGGACAAAATCGGCTGTGTCATAAGCGGAAGGTGAAGGGATTCACGAGGCTGTATGCCAAGCTGGTGAAGCAGCTGGGCCGAGATGGGGTTCCTGCGCTGCGATCCAGGAGAAGCACGCTAAAGTTCCCAAAAGGAAGCAGCGAAGGTGGCACTGAAGTACAAGCCATATCCGATGAGGGTACAAGCACGAAAAACACCACGGGCACGAGTAAGAACTTCGCCCCGAAGTGGTACACCTGTCGCAGCAGCGCATTCCTGCAGGACGAAGCGGGCGCCGTATCGACCTACCTGATCCTGATTTTCATCCCGGTGTTTCTGCTCTGCGGCCTGCTGATTGATGTTGTCCGTTGGAAGACGGCACAGAAGGAAGCCGAGAATGCGGTCAAGGCGGGCGTGCGCTCGTCGATGTCCGCTTTTTCCCCGGCGCTTCAGGCCTACGGCTTGTACGGGCTGCCGGAGGAGAGCAAGGCGGGGGACATTTTCACCAGAACGGTTCAGGGCAACCTGTCGGCGCCGGGCGACACCGGCGGGTTCCGGTTCGTCGATCAGCATATGGTCGAAGGGTCGGCCAAAGTGACACCAATGTATTCACTCGCCAATCACGAACAGCTTAAGGGCCAGATCCTGGAGGAGATGAAGTACCGGGCACCGTTGATCTTCTCGCTTGAGCTCAGCGACAAGCTGAAGAAGACGGGAGTTGCAGGCAATCTCGGACAGGCCGCCCAGTTTACGGAGAATGCGGCCAAGATCGAGAAGCTGCTGAACGAGCGCGATGCGAAGCTCGGGGAAGCGTGGGACCAGTTCCTTCGCATTCGGCAGATGTCGCTTGACGCGCATCCCTTTTATACGGCCCAGCTCCGCGACCTCAATGAGCTCAGCGGGCGGATCGGGCTTCATACGCTCGATGAAGTGCGGCAGTCGCTGCAGAACGTGAAGACGGAGATTGCTTCGCTGAAGAGCCAGATCTCCTCCATCAACAGCTCGATTGCGGCACTTGCCATGGCGGGACCTGCGGCCGCCCAGTCCATCTCGGCACTGATCCAGGAGAAGCAGGCCCTGCAGGATCAGGTGACCGAGGCGATGGGGAGGATGGCGGATCTTGAGGCGCTGCTCCAGGATATTCTCCGGTATGCGCAGCTGATTGCCGTCCTGAAGGTCAAGGCCCAGAAAGACTATGACGATCTGTCCCAGCGCAAGGACGGGTTCCTCGCTGCGATGAAGGCGGGCAAAGCCGCGAACGACCAGCTCAATGCGGAGCTGGGCACGGTCTCCGGCGCTTCCGGCGGCGGAGGTACGTCATCCGGCAGCGAAGCGGTATACGCCAGCGTGCAGCGGTTCGACCGGCAGGAGCTGGATACCTGGGAAGCGGGCGTAAGTGCAGCCGTGTCTCTCTTCGCCGGCGTGAACGCCCAGATCGGTGACGGCCTGATGTTCACGCAGCAGAAGTATGCGACAACGACCGCGGGCCTGGACGGATTCCACCAGCAGGTGGGGACGCTCTATACGAAGCATCAGGCTTCCCAGGAGGAGCGGATCGGACGGAACCAGCGCGTGGAGGCTGCCAAGCGGGAGGAGCGGACGAAGACGGGCGTCGTGCTCGACAAGGTCAAAAGAGGCATCGGCGGCTGCAGCATCATGTCCGGCGTAGATCCGCATGAGGCACAGTACCACTCGCTGCTGGGCAATCCCGCAGCTGCAGGGGATACCGGCTTTTACGGCGCTTATATGGCGCTCAATCAGGCCGGAAGTCCGGACACCTCCGTACCGTCGGTAGATCTGGATTCCGCGGACGGCGCGGGGCTCAGCGCATTGAAGCTGTTCTCTTCGCTTGGCGATATGCTCGGTGAGGTTCGCGACGAATTCTACATCGACGAATTCGCGGTGAGCAGGTTCAGCTACCGGACGCTCGGGCTGCACAAGGACCCGCACGGCCGGGTGATCGTATCCAAGGAGCTGTCCCAGCCGGAGCAGCATCCGCTGACGAACCAGGAAGTGGAGTTCCTGCTCTACGGAGCCCGCTCCTGCGCAGGCAATTATTCACTTGCCTATGCCGAGCTGTTCGCCTTCCGCCTGGCGGTCGGCACAGCGGAAGCGCTGACCGAGCCGCGCAATGAGGCGCTGGCTGCCGGGTCGCCGATGCTTGTCGTCCTGGCGGCTGTGACCGAAGGCGCGCTGCGGGCCCAGGACGATCTCGAGAAGCTGATTCACGGGGAGGCCGTACCGCTCTCGCGCAAATTTACGAACAACCTGCTGACGCTGTACTACAAGGATTATTTGCGGATCTTCCTGCTCATGCACAGCCGGGAGCCGGTACTGCTCTCCCGCATTCAGGCACTGCTGCAGCTGAACACAGAGCTCGATCTCGCCTCGGCGAACACGTACATTTCGGGCAGGGCGACCACGTCCCTGCGGCTGTGGTTTCTGCCTTCCATCATGAAGACGCTCGGCCGGACGGAATTCGGAGGCTGTGTACCTGATGGCAATCGGTGCGAGCTGATGCAAACGGCGGATTTTGCTTACTAG
- a CDS encoding TadE/TadG family type IV pilus assembly protein, producing MVLEAALTLPFFLAFVMLLVGFIRISLAEMALQSAVSEAAKVMAANMYPMRTAYLQGQAAWQNSPASAWLDTVLTEVNTAAQVAADTEAFVENYAQWIPAPLVQLVAWEKSKREQVQAWGGEKAGEAKEAAERQIAERASPIIASFADEGRLHKSRIKVTALQFPDLVNLEEAYLSIEAEYAYTFQVPFFKKTVILRKKATERAWVGGGV from the coding sequence ATGGTGCTGGAAGCGGCTTTGACGCTTCCTTTCTTCCTGGCCTTCGTCATGCTGCTCGTCGGCTTCATCCGCATCTCCCTGGCCGAGATGGCGCTGCAGTCGGCGGTGTCGGAAGCGGCGAAGGTGATGGCGGCGAACATGTACCCGATGCGTACGGCGTATCTGCAGGGGCAGGCGGCCTGGCAAAACTCCCCGGCGAGCGCCTGGCTGGATACGGTGCTGACCGAGGTAAACACAGCGGCACAGGTGGCAGCCGACACGGAAGCGTTCGTTGAAAACTACGCTCAGTGGATTCCGGCCCCGCTGGTACAGCTGGTGGCGTGGGAGAAGTCGAAGCGGGAACAGGTTCAGGCGTGGGGCGGCGAGAAGGCGGGGGAAGCGAAGGAAGCCGCAGAGCGCCAAATCGCGGAAAGAGCTTCCCCGATCATCGCCTCCTTCGCGGATGAAGGCCGGCTACACAAATCGCGGATCAAGGTGACGGCACTGCAGTTTCCGGACCTGGTGAACCTGGAGGAGGCTTACCTCTCGATCGAAGCGGAGTACGCTTACACGTTCCAGGTGCCGTTTTTCAAAAAGACGGTGATCCTCAGGAAAAAAGCGACGGAGCGGGCCTGGGTGGGAGGCGGCGTCTGA
- a CDS encoding type II secretion system F family protein has product MTTTKRMDMNLLQSAAIRSRADIVLGPFRRKGTAVGGIPRLADYAEYDMSMSQVLLSALVGAGAMGFVAWTFFQSPLALFLLGAGGLYAPLLRHRQLIRGRQAQLKLQFKQMLAALSSSLGAGRSVESAFAEALQDLGLLYPDPDTMIVREVRMILRRLENGETIESSLLNFSARAHIDEISQFAEVFVTCKRTGGNLVQVIRRTALVIQDKLDIEQEIGVMLAQKRFESRVLSAAPVLFIAFLVWTTPDYMEPLYHGGGVVIMVGALLVLFACYLITQKIMNIKV; this is encoded by the coding sequence GTGACAACAACGAAACGGATGGATATGAATCTGCTGCAGTCTGCCGCAATTCGCAGCCGGGCGGATATTGTGCTGGGCCCGTTCCGCAGGAAGGGAACAGCGGTCGGCGGCATTCCGAGGCTGGCGGATTACGCGGAATACGACATGAGCATGTCTCAAGTGCTCCTCTCCGCACTGGTTGGAGCCGGAGCGATGGGCTTCGTCGCCTGGACCTTCTTTCAATCGCCCCTCGCCCTATTCCTGCTGGGAGCAGGCGGCCTGTACGCGCCGCTGCTGCGGCACCGGCAGCTCATCCGCGGGCGCCAGGCCCAGCTCAAGCTGCAGTTCAAGCAGATGCTCGCCGCTCTGTCGTCCTCGCTGGGCGCAGGCCGCTCCGTGGAATCGGCGTTTGCGGAGGCGCTTCAGGATCTCGGCCTGCTGTACCCGGACCCGGACACGATGATCGTCCGGGAGGTGCGGATGATTCTGCGCCGCCTGGAGAACGGCGAGACGATCGAGAGCTCGCTGCTGAATTTCAGCGCCCGGGCGCATATCGACGAGATCAGCCAGTTCGCCGAGGTGTTCGTCACCTGCAAGCGGACGGGAGGCAATCTCGTACAGGTGATCCGGCGGACGGCGCTGGTGATTCAGGACAAGCTCGATATTGAGCAGGAGATCGGTGTCATGCTCGCCCAGAAGAGGTTCGAGTCGAGGGTGCTTTCCGCAGCCCCCGTACTGTTCATTGCTTTCCTGGTGTGGACGACGCCCGACTACATGGAGCCCCTGTATCATGGGGGCGGCGTGGTCATCATGGTCGGCGCGCTGCTGGTCCTGTTCGCCTGCTATCTCATCACCCAAAAAATAATGAACATAAAGGTGTGA
- a CDS encoding prepilin peptidase — MEMIAAALFLLAAFCTDVTRSRIPNVLTAAGAVAGLLLGLAAGGVNGLGGSLAGMAAGFLPMLLLYAIGAVAAGDVKLFGALGAIGGAVFVLEAMAASLLCAGLIGAGILLVRSDGLQRVRALLFGLFQLAFFRDMGVLRSGEGEGMRRIRFPFMWAVLPGAVYIMWQGPLGLG; from the coding sequence ATGGAGATGATCGCTGCCGCCTTGTTTCTTCTTGCCGCCTTCTGTACGGATGTGACCCGCAGCCGGATTCCGAATGTCCTGACGGCTGCCGGGGCGGTTGCCGGACTGCTGCTTGGCCTGGCTGCCGGTGGGGTGAACGGCCTCGGCGGATCGCTGGCCGGGATGGCCGCCGGTTTTCTTCCGATGCTGCTGCTCTATGCGATTGGGGCTGTTGCGGCCGGGGATGTCAAGCTCTTCGGTGCGCTCGGGGCCATCGGCGGTGCCGTGTTCGTGCTGGAAGCAATGGCGGCATCCCTGCTCTGTGCCGGCCTGATCGGCGCCGGCATCCTGCTGGTTCGATCCGACGGCTTGCAGCGGGTCCGGGCCCTACTCTTTGGTTTGTTTCAGCTGGCGTTCTTCCGGGATATGGGGGTGCTGCGGAGCGGGGAAGGGGAAGGCATGCGGCGGATCCGGTTCCCGTTCATGTGGGCGGTGCTGCCGGGCGCGGTATACATCATGTGGCAGGGCCCTCTTGGGCTTGGTTAA
- a CDS encoding TadE/TadG family type IV pilus assembly protein, with translation MHAIPLRLQRFVRDSRGQFSIEASLTMPAILLATVLLIFLALYVYHQANLYQTASVSANRTAYNWDNSKKEYRTGAVMNGERDGLYWRLTDDHMSNLFSFMLPVSPASVALPSSGGAAGGSSPEGKLQRTAGQLPSAISGELSYSNQGLLRYVGAALQKSAHLPAFAVKLWGRNDVQAGAQSYVVDPVETIRLTDLTRTFISEVQGRIKPKAALAAMVEPKGEPKEPVRISSHAQAANYLRLLVTGTEQVIQVDPQTKRTVDALDAGGVAHQAYYTFNEKNLREVQMPKDAELLKQGTQVQGVVWHFFKLSKADKVKLSGGLKAELERQGIVVVLHE, from the coding sequence ATGCACGCGATTCCACTTCGCCTCCAACGCTTTGTTAGAGACAGCCGGGGGCAGTTCAGCATCGAAGCGTCGCTGACGATGCCGGCCATCCTGCTGGCAACCGTGCTGCTGATCTTCCTGGCCCTGTACGTGTACCATCAGGCGAATCTGTATCAGACTGCCTCGGTATCCGCGAACCGGACCGCCTACAACTGGGATAATTCCAAGAAGGAGTACCGGACGGGTGCCGTAATGAACGGCGAACGGGACGGTCTCTACTGGCGGCTGACGGATGATCACATGTCGAATCTGTTCAGCTTCATGCTGCCGGTTAGTCCTGCCTCCGTTGCGCTCCCCTCCAGCGGGGGAGCGGCCGGCGGAAGCTCGCCCGAGGGCAAGCTGCAGCGGACGGCGGGACAGCTGCCGTCCGCCATCAGCGGCGAGCTGTCTTACAGCAACCAAGGACTGCTTCGTTATGTCGGTGCGGCACTCCAGAAGTCGGCGCACCTGCCGGCGTTCGCGGTCAAGCTTTGGGGCAGGAACGATGTGCAGGCGGGAGCGCAGTCCTATGTCGTGGACCCGGTGGAGACGATCCGGCTGACGGATCTGACCCGCACGTTCATCAGTGAGGTGCAGGGGCGGATCAAGCCGAAAGCGGCGCTGGCAGCTATGGTGGAGCCGAAGGGTGAGCCCAAGGAGCCCGTCCGGATTTCGTCCCATGCGCAGGCGGCGAATTATTTGCGGCTGCTCGTGACCGGAACGGAACAGGTCATCCAAGTGGATCCGCAGACGAAGCGAACGGTGGATGCGCTGGATGCCGGCGGGGTGGCTCATCAGGCTTACTACACCTTTAACGAGAAGAATCTGAGGGAAGTCCAGATGCCGAAGGATGCCGAGCTCTTGAAGCAGGGCACCCAGGTGCAGGGCGTGGTGTGGCATTTTTTCAAGCTGTCCAAGGCGGACAAAGTCAAGCTGTCGGGCGGTCTGAAAGCGGAGCTCGAGCGGCAGGGAATTGTGGTGGTGCTGCATGAGTAG
- a CDS encoding DUF6382 domain-containing protein, giving the protein MNAVLYGLQVDYVSEHGHFMVLSSAEGLRQEDLSSFQLSMLSANRIPGLLPLQLESRDGSVLLYYTITGKRMLTHWLRSGRLTLREYYGLLLSIVEVLGDSMVYMLQPGRYMLQEDFIYCGSGLQDLQLTYVPVERLEGKGSVAGDLRELASRWIHRVTELQGGGYQELMRYLEQEETFSLAELKQLLLRQAGYLEGVQGPAGTEMTRGALGEAEAAGTRGTAISGGRTQRSGADNRTAYDYGTLRKNDKGAEAYSAPAAASNRTAAFQRTAEREHEPAPAPRPWGEEGTFNVPDWLGLQGEAAKPSAPGGAAALEADGKTRSKKPFYVAMMTVLAWGMVWKLYADSPGEPKLYLCTGATLLIAAAALLVIGRMRKAEEAAHESLYPPPEESGGLRPSKEPNAFLEGLGLSAASANRSAGSPGTDGWGSRPGASGLTGNGEESFAWEPEEAAGSFTASGAAAPSIGGSPSAGAGRLVDAYFGPEPSAGSPAQGSSFFGTTASSPAPVQGADDLAGRTTLLRPADATVFLGGKPAGREAEAAVPCLELDRAGELERIRLTKASFIIGRTGGEADWVHDEMGVSRLHAELVRGADGSVGIKDLGSRQRNDCERGGTGPL; this is encoded by the coding sequence ATGAATGCCGTATTGTACGGACTGCAGGTCGATTATGTGAGCGAGCACGGGCACTTCATGGTGCTGAGCTCGGCGGAAGGGCTGCGGCAGGAGGATCTGTCCTCCTTCCAGCTCAGCATGCTGTCGGCCAACCGCATTCCGGGACTGCTCCCCCTCCAGCTGGAGAGCCGGGACGGGAGCGTACTGCTGTATTACACGATTACGGGCAAACGGATGCTCACCCATTGGCTGCGGTCGGGCAGACTGACGCTCCGCGAATACTACGGGCTGCTGCTGTCGATCGTGGAGGTGCTCGGCGACTCCATGGTCTACATGCTGCAGCCGGGCAGATACATGCTGCAGGAGGACTTCATTTACTGCGGCAGCGGGCTGCAGGACCTGCAGCTTACCTATGTGCCGGTGGAACGGCTGGAGGGTAAAGGCTCGGTTGCTGGAGATCTGAGGGAGCTGGCTTCGCGCTGGATCCACCGGGTGACCGAGCTGCAGGGCGGAGGATACCAGGAGCTGATGCGCTATCTGGAGCAGGAAGAAACGTTCTCGTTAGCCGAGCTGAAGCAGCTGCTGCTCCGTCAGGCGGGCTATCTGGAGGGAGTGCAGGGTCCCGCCGGAACGGAGATGACGCGGGGAGCGTTAGGAGAAGCGGAAGCGGCAGGAACGAGAGGGACCGCCATATCCGGAGGCCGGACACAGAGGAGCGGAGCCGACAACCGGACCGCTTACGATTACGGAACGCTGCGCAAGAACGACAAGGGGGCTGAAGCTTATTCGGCACCTGCAGCAGCTTCAAACCGAACTGCGGCTTTTCAGCGGACAGCCGAGCGGGAACACGAACCGGCCCCGGCCCCCCGTCCCTGGGGAGAGGAAGGCACCTTCAACGTACCGGACTGGCTCGGTCTGCAGGGCGAGGCGGCGAAGCCTTCGGCCCCTGGTGGTGCGGCCGCCCTGGAGGCGGACGGGAAGACACGGAGCAAAAAGCCGTTCTATGTCGCGATGATGACCGTCCTGGCGTGGGGCATGGTCTGGAAGCTGTATGCCGATTCGCCCGGCGAACCGAAGCTGTATCTGTGTACAGGAGCCACGCTCCTCATCGCTGCGGCGGCCCTGCTGGTGATCGGCCGGATGCGCAAAGCGGAGGAAGCCGCGCACGAATCCTTGTATCCGCCTCCGGAGGAGAGCGGGGGCCTTAGGCCATCCAAAGAGCCGAATGCCTTCCTGGAAGGGCTGGGGCTCAGCGCAGCCTCTGCTAACCGGAGTGCAGGCTCGCCCGGCACCGACGGATGGGGATCCAGACCGGGGGCGTCCGGGCTGACCGGGAACGGAGAGGAGTCGTTCGCATGGGAGCCGGAAGAGGCTGCAGGCTCCTTTACGGCATCCGGGGCCGCGGCTCCTTCAATAGGCGGCAGCCCATCTGCAGGAGCAGGCAGGCTGGTCGATGCCTATTTTGGCCCGGAGCCCTCTGCCGGTTCCCCTGCACAGGGCTCCTCATTCTTCGGGACAACCGCATCCTCTCCGGCACCCGTTCAGGGAGCGGATGATTTGGCGGGCCGAACGACGCTGCTCCGGCCGGCGGACGCCACGGTCTTCCTGGGCGGCAAGCCGGCCGGGAGGGAAGCGGAGGCGGCCGTTCCCTGTCTGGAGCTTGACCGCGCTGGAGAACTGGAACGCATCCGCCTGACGAAGGCGAGCTTCATCATCGGCCGGACCGGCGGCGAAGCGGACTGGGTGCACGACGAGATGGGGGTCTCCCGGCTTCATGCCGAGCTCGTACGGGGGGCAGACGGAAGCGTAGGCATCAAGGACCTCGGTTCGCGTCAACGGAACGACTGTGAACGGGGAGGCACTGGTCCCCTATAA
- a CDS encoding ASCH domain-containing protein — MSEALPPKTCSIERMVTVDADVAKVLSGEKTATRRNGRYADIGEIMELQGRKFEVTNVYSQSLGELTDENIKAEGYSSVEEYKNYIMSMHAGMPWMPQMRVWVHEFREV; from the coding sequence ATGTCCGAAGCTTTGCCACCGAAAACATGCAGTATTGAACGTATGGTTACCGTAGATGCCGACGTTGCCAAAGTGCTCAGCGGCGAGAAAACCGCTACACGCCGCAACGGCCGTTACGCCGACATCGGCGAGATCATGGAGCTTCAGGGACGCAAGTTCGAAGTGACGAACGTATACTCCCAGTCCCTCGGCGAACTGACCGACGAGAACATCAAAGCCGAAGGCTATTCCTCCGTCGAAGAGTACAAAAACTACATCATGTCGATGCACGCCGGGATGCCGTGGATGCCGCAAATGCGCGTCTGGGTCCATGAATTCCGGGAAGTATAA
- a CDS encoding Flp1 family type IVb pilin produces the protein MKTTMKMAWNRFWKEEDGLGTLEILMIIAVLLIIAIAFRKWIMKWMQSLFGAADTQINTETGKIGSDATNLSPK, from the coding sequence ATGAAAACAACAATGAAGATGGCTTGGAACCGGTTTTGGAAGGAAGAGGATGGGCTGGGCACGCTGGAAATTCTGATGATTATCGCGGTGCTGCTGATCATCGCGATTGCGTTTCGGAAGTGGATCATGAAATGGATGCAGTCCTTATTCGGTGCGGCGGATACCCAGATCAACACGGAGACGGGAAAGATCGGTTCGGACGCGACCAACCTCTCGCCGAAGTAA
- a CDS encoding type II secretion system F family protein gives MLVLLLALLIGAAAAGRAGGAQYGAWVREHAGLKASDPMYWGSLAALWLMDRARLSDRLSEPLGKVFQIMVGLHGAKPALAHTKWFAAKAVALSYGMLCLSAMAGWAAGGNAEMLAYGIVLMLFVPFLMYRGAAGELKARRRQMLIELPELLNRIMLLVGAGETVPQALVRTVEGNRTPNSPLYEELGQTVQALKMNAPFAKAMEDFSKRCRMQEVSLFTTTILLNYKRGGDELVMTLKELSVTLWEKRKAQARTLGEEASSKMVFPMVLIFFVVMVLVAAPALFMMKS, from the coding sequence ATGTTAGTACTTTTGCTTGCCCTGCTGATCGGCGCGGCGGCGGCCGGCCGGGCCGGGGGGGCGCAGTACGGGGCGTGGGTCCGCGAGCATGCCGGGCTGAAAGCTTCGGATCCCATGTATTGGGGGAGCCTCGCCGCCTTGTGGCTGATGGACCGCGCCCGGCTCAGCGACAGGCTGTCGGAGCCGCTCGGCAAAGTATTCCAGATCATGGTGGGGCTGCACGGTGCGAAGCCGGCGCTCGCCCATACCAAGTGGTTTGCGGCCAAAGCCGTCGCTCTCTCTTACGGCATGCTGTGCCTCTCGGCGATGGCCGGCTGGGCCGCCGGAGGCAATGCGGAGATGCTCGCCTACGGGATCGTGCTGATGCTCTTCGTCCCCTTTCTGATGTACCGCGGGGCGGCAGGCGAGCTGAAGGCCCGCCGCAGGCAGATGCTGATCGAGCTGCCGGAGCTGCTGAACCGGATCATGCTGCTCGTCGGTGCGGGCGAGACCGTGCCTCAGGCGCTGGTCAGGACGGTAGAGGGGAACCGGACTCCGAACTCTCCGCTCTACGAGGAGCTCGGGCAGACGGTGCAGGCCCTCAAGATGAACGCCCCCTTCGCCAAAGCGATGGAGGATTTCAGCAAGCGGTGCCGGATGCAGGAAGTCTCTCTTTTTACAACGACAATCCTGCTGAATTACAAGCGCGGCGGCGATGAGCTGGTGATGACGCTCAAGGAGCTGTCCGTCACCCTGTGGGAGAAGCGCAAGGCGCAGGCCCGCACGCTCGGAGAAGAAGCCTCGTCGAAGATGGTGTTCCCAATGGTACTGATTTTTTTCGTAGTGATGGTGCTTGTTGCGGCCCCGGCTTTATTCATGATGAAGAGTTAA
- a CDS encoding CpaF family protein, protein MRLNTDAVQAGVTLPELKLQLKRRIQENLDYGHALTDAELIERIEEEVFALSRHTFLTSGQKHLLVQELFHSFRGLDVLQPLVDDKSITEIMINAHDRIFIEKDGRVLETDIRFESREKLEDAIQAIVGRVNRIVNESSPIVDARLPDGSRVNIVLPPIALQGPAMTIRKFPEHPMTLDDLVERAALTAETAAVLVSWVKAKYNIFISGGTGSGKTTFLNALAQYVPPDERILTIEDSAELQIRGIPNLVSLETRNANTEGKGEITIRDLIRSSLRMRPNRIIVGEVRGAEALDMLQAMNTGHDGSLSTGHSNSVADMLSRLETMVLSGAALPVEVVRKQIASALDLMVHLQRLRDRTRRVTEISEVIGVENGEVVLNPLYRFQETGETPEGRIMGSLVPTGNRLQCTWKLAAAGLAGKAD, encoded by the coding sequence ATGAGGCTCAACACGGATGCGGTGCAGGCCGGTGTCACACTGCCCGAGCTGAAGCTGCAGCTGAAACGGCGTATCCAAGAGAATCTGGATTACGGACATGCGCTGACGGATGCGGAGCTGATCGAACGGATCGAGGAAGAGGTGTTCGCCCTCTCGCGCCACACCTTCCTGACATCGGGCCAGAAGCATCTCCTGGTACAAGAGCTGTTCCACTCTTTCCGCGGCCTCGATGTGCTGCAGCCGCTGGTTGACGACAAGAGCATCACCGAGATCATGATCAACGCGCACGACCGGATCTTCATCGAGAAGGACGGGCGGGTGCTCGAGACCGACATCCGGTTCGAGAGCCGTGAGAAGCTTGAGGATGCGATTCAGGCCATTGTCGGCCGGGTCAACCGGATCGTTAACGAATCGAGCCCGATCGTGGATGCGAGGCTGCCGGACGGATCGCGTGTCAATATTGTCCTGCCGCCGATCGCCCTGCAGGGGCCGGCGATGACAATCCGGAAGTTTCCGGAACACCCCATGACCCTGGATGATCTCGTGGAACGGGCAGCGCTGACGGCAGAGACGGCCGCGGTGCTCGTAAGCTGGGTGAAAGCCAAGTACAACATTTTTATTTCGGGCGGGACGGGCTCCGGTAAAACGACCTTCCTCAACGCACTGGCGCAGTATGTGCCGCCGGACGAGCGGATACTCACCATCGAGGACTCGGCCGAGCTGCAGATCCGCGGTATCCCGAACCTGGTCAGCCTCGAGACGCGCAACGCGAACACGGAAGGCAAGGGCGAAATCACCATCCGCGACCTGATCCGTTCATCGCTGCGGATGAGGCCGAACCGGATCATTGTGGGCGAGGTGCGGGGGGCGGAGGCGCTCGATATGCTGCAGGCAATGAATACGGGCCATGACGGCAGCTTGTCAACGGGCCACAGCAACTCGGTCGCGGATATGCTCAGCCGTCTGGAGACCATGGTGCTCAGCGGTGCGGCGCTTCCCGTCGAGGTCGTCCGCAAGCAGATCGCTTCGGCGCTCGACCTCATGGTCCATCTGCAGCGGCTCAGAGACCGGACGAGGCGGGTAACCGAGATCAGCGAGGTGATCGGCGTGGAGAACGGGGAAGTGGTGCTGAATCCGCTCTACCGGTTCCAGGAAACGGGAGAAACGCCCGAAGGCCGGATCATGGGATCTTTGGTACCTACAGGGAACCGGCTGCAGTGTACATGGAAGCTGGCTGCAGCCGGCTTGGCCGGTAAGGCAGACTAG
- a CDS encoding Dabb family protein, which translates to MLTHIVFFKLKDRQPESVEATAAVLRNMEGKIDVLRHIEVGIDVLHLDRSYDIALITKFDSVEDLQVYADHPVHVEVLAHMKQVLDGTSVCVDFVS; encoded by the coding sequence ATGCTGACGCATATCGTATTCTTCAAGCTGAAGGACCGCCAGCCCGAATCCGTCGAGGCCACGGCTGCCGTACTCCGCAATATGGAGGGCAAAATTGACGTGCTGCGCCATATCGAAGTGGGCATCGACGTCCTGCACCTGGACCGTTCTTACGATATCGCCCTGATCACGAAGTTCGACTCGGTCGAAGATCTGCAGGTGTATGCTGACCACCCGGTGCATGTGGAGGTCTTGGCCCATATGAAGCAGGTGCTGGACGGGACGAGCGTTTGCGTGGATTTCGTCTCGTAA